In Cytophagales bacterium, the following are encoded in one genomic region:
- a CDS encoding (2Fe-2S)-binding protein: MKVSFRLNGKSQSVDVDGNTPLLWVVRDVLDMKGTKFGCGKAACGACTLHVDGEAVRSCSYSVKYAEGKEITTVEGLGDADNLHPVQQAWIEEIVPQCGYCQPGFMMATAALLEKIPNPTDEDIDNHIINVCRCGTYYRMRKAIKRAAEIKSNTLIG; this comes from the coding sequence ATGAAAGTATCATTTCGCCTCAATGGCAAATCACAATCTGTAGATGTAGACGGAAACACGCCACTGTTGTGGGTGGTTCGTGATGTGTTGGACATGAAAGGAACCAAGTTTGGCTGTGGAAAAGCGGCCTGTGGTGCCTGTACCCTCCATGTGGATGGAGAAGCGGTAAGGTCGTGTTCTTATTCGGTCAAGTATGCCGAAGGCAAAGAGATCACCACGGTGGAAGGGCTGGGGGATGCGGATAATTTGCATCCGGTACAGCAAGCGTGGATCGAGGAAATCGTACCCCAATGTGGATACTGCCAACCTGGATTCATGATGGCCACTGCAGCACTTTTGGAGAAAATACCGAATCCGACGGACGAGGACATTGATAATCACATCATCAATGTGTGTCGTTGCGGGACTTACTATCGTATGCGAAAAGCCATCAAAAGAGCGGCAGAGATCAAATCAAACACCTTAATCGGCTAA
- a CDS encoding RNA polymerase sigma-70 factor — translation MAETEAIIVERLRNKDKRAFELVFNEYYGIMVSYAMRFMDMRENAEEIVQEVFVKFWEKCEQLALDSSIKSYLYRSVHNTCLNHLKHEKVKDAYRQYVVHYMEESAEDKYFHKNADDIQERILDEVNNLPPRCSEIFKLSRYEGLKYQEIAEHLDISVKTVEVQMGKALRVLREKFKDYKLDRE, via the coding sequence TTGGCGGAAACAGAAGCGATAATAGTCGAACGACTCAGAAACAAAGATAAGCGTGCTTTCGAACTTGTCTTCAATGAATACTATGGCATCATGGTCTCCTATGCCATGCGGTTCATGGACATGCGCGAAAATGCCGAAGAGATCGTTCAGGAAGTCTTTGTGAAGTTTTGGGAAAAATGCGAACAACTAGCCCTGGATTCTTCCATCAAAAGTTATTTGTATCGGTCCGTTCACAATACCTGTTTGAATCATCTCAAGCATGAGAAAGTCAAAGATGCTTATCGTCAATATGTGGTGCATTACATGGAAGAGTCTGCGGAGGATAAATACTTCCATAAGAATGCCGATGACATTCAGGAAAGAATCCTCGATGAGGTAAATAATTTGCCCCCACGTTGTAGTGAGATCTTCAAATTGAGCAGATATGAAGGCTTAAAATACCAGGAGATCGCTGAACATCTGGATATATCCGTGAAAACCGTGGAAGTTCAAATGGGCAAAGCCCTGCGTGTGCTCAGGGAAAAATTCAAGGATTACAAACTTGATCGTGAATGA
- a CDS encoding carboxypeptidase-like regulatory domain-containing protein: MRNLCVVVLLCCCTVLYGQQSNRTITLKVVDQPLEVILDSISVKTSYYFAYNSSLIPAGSLFSCEATNERLSKFLDRLLIGTEIAYQFQGDQIILKRIPPDKVKLPTGPTGFVISGLARESDTGEAVPGVNVFLNGTSIGAVTNANGFYKFENVPFGTYELVFSHVSYEKSIFEVNVGGTGSIVVNGNMKFKTNELSEIEVSSSRLVTPEDWEKTYAVFKREFFGESFNARRCSILNPEVLQFYTVDGGDVLYAEATGPLRIRNEALGYMIIYELEYFENFEQRLVYYGKVRFEQLPVTNQKQRKLWRRNRKSSYRGSLRHFLKSMVHGNLHRQGFRVFKSENVIGLSDAQTEKVKIEEVLQRRSPVEWQLEFPNYLYIEYLKEKESDQYLFQMAKELEEKVLLSTDNILFLTRKPDIQRSLVKLKESYVNIDANGHIKQPLGVTTIGYWSWERFADILPIEYDPKTDNL, encoded by the coding sequence ATGAGGAACCTGTGCGTCGTTGTGCTGCTGTGCTGTTGTACGGTGCTGTATGGTCAACAATCCAACCGCACGATCACGCTCAAAGTGGTAGATCAGCCGCTGGAGGTTATCCTGGACAGTATAAGTGTCAAGACCAGTTACTATTTCGCCTATAATTCAAGTTTGATTCCTGCTGGAAGTTTGTTTTCATGTGAAGCAACAAACGAACGACTATCCAAATTTCTGGACCGCCTGCTGATAGGTACAGAGATTGCTTATCAATTTCAGGGCGATCAAATTATCTTAAAGCGTATTCCTCCTGATAAAGTAAAACTCCCCACAGGACCTACGGGCTTTGTCATCTCGGGGCTGGCAAGGGAGTCAGATACAGGAGAAGCAGTCCCTGGAGTCAATGTCTTTCTGAATGGCACCTCAATTGGAGCCGTTACCAACGCCAATGGATTTTACAAATTTGAGAATGTGCCATTTGGTACCTACGAACTTGTTTTTTCACATGTGAGCTATGAGAAATCCATATTTGAAGTGAATGTGGGGGGAACAGGCTCCATTGTGGTCAATGGTAACATGAAGTTCAAGACCAATGAACTTTCAGAGATTGAAGTTTCCTCCAGCAGACTGGTCACACCTGAGGACTGGGAAAAGACTTATGCCGTCTTTAAGAGAGAGTTTTTTGGTGAATCATTCAATGCCCGTCGTTGTTCCATTCTAAATCCCGAAGTATTACAATTCTACACAGTGGATGGCGGTGACGTACTCTATGCGGAAGCCACGGGCCCATTGAGAATCAGAAATGAAGCCCTGGGGTACATGATCATCTATGAGTTGGAATACTTTGAGAACTTCGAGCAGCGTTTGGTCTATTATGGTAAGGTGAGATTTGAACAATTACCCGTTACAAATCAAAAGCAGCGTAAGCTTTGGAGAAGAAATCGCAAAAGCAGTTATCGGGGTTCGCTTCGGCATTTCCTGAAGTCGATGGTGCATGGGAATCTGCACCGACAAGGGTTCAGGGTATTCAAATCAGAAAATGTCATAGGGTTGTCAGATGCGCAAACCGAAAAAGTGAAAATAGAAGAGGTTTTGCAACGGAGATCTCCTGTGGAATGGCAACTGGAATTTCCTAATTACCTCTACATTGAGTACCTCAAAGAGAAGGAAAGTGACCAGTATCTCTTCCAAATGGCCAAGGAGTTGGAGGAAAAAGTGCTATTGAGTACAGATAATATTTTATTTTTGACCCGAAAACCCGATATTCAAAGATCTTTAGTGAAATTAAAAGAATCTTATGTGAATATCGATGCGAACGGACATATCAAGCAGCCTTTGGGGGTAACAACAATAGGTTATTGGTCTTGGGAAAGGTTCGCCGACATACTGCCAATTGAATATGATCCGAAAACGGATAATTTATAA
- a CDS encoding molybdopterin cofactor-binding domain-containing protein: MGEKKFSRRKFIVRTLLGGTGVALGGLYLGRNGIRRGLYEVLEDPDMLSYLGDVSSPSMWFEVMADNTIKLFSPKVEMGQGSFTSLVQIAADELEVDMEMIKIEHAATETGNIDGLSTGGSTTVAGLFQPIRELSATLREMLRAEAAKKMGVETHGVTNKNGVFSSGDQTMTYGETVAGVTEWDVPDTPPLKDVSQYKYVGKPVPRVDLVDKVIGTPMFGMDASMPDMLYGAVVRPSKIGSKFNGADTGGAENMPGVVKVVLEDDFVGVVAETLIQAENAKRKIKVDWVTQKDWATDDIVEMTKVGKGESMVIQKEGSAASTLDDAEETNADGFLKLEFSSPIGAHAQIEPNGAVASVEGDKATIEMSTQVVAMTRKEVASRLGIDEENVNVIPTYLGGGFGRRLHTPHAVQAAVMSKAVGKPIKCFFDRKEEFQNDTFRPPTHHVMRAKLNDSGSIEALEHQFSSGDVAYNSALLPGFANSIIGTDMGAIRGGMIQYRNIPGLQTVSWHTDLPFATSWWRSLGLLANTFAIESFMDQLAQQAGKNPVDFRLAHIGDDERGRRLKKVIQVAAEKSGYQDKASGNRAMGFAASTDAGTPCAQVAEVSVEGKRIKVEKVTCVMDPGFAVNPDQVKAQCEGSINMGISASMFEQMQVERSELRPVIYGPYRMALMRDTPKEIDVEIINGTGKPGAVGEPPLGPIGAAIANAVYRITGQRLTDMPLKLS; this comes from the coding sequence ATGGGAGAAAAGAAGTTTTCAAGAAGGAAATTCATTGTCAGGACATTGCTTGGCGGAACGGGTGTGGCCCTGGGAGGGCTTTATCTCGGTAGAAATGGTATCCGAAGAGGGTTGTATGAAGTGTTGGAAGATCCGGACATGCTTTCTTACCTGGGAGATGTTTCTTCACCCTCCATGTGGTTTGAGGTCATGGCGGACAACACCATCAAACTGTTCAGTCCAAAGGTTGAAATGGGGCAAGGGTCATTCACTAGCCTGGTTCAGATTGCAGCAGATGAGCTGGAGGTGGACATGGAGATGATCAAGATTGAACATGCGGCCACGGAGACTGGAAATATCGATGGATTGAGTACCGGAGGAAGTACTACTGTTGCAGGTCTTTTTCAACCAATTAGAGAGCTATCGGCAACGCTACGTGAAATGCTCAGAGCGGAGGCAGCGAAAAAGATGGGCGTAGAGACCCACGGTGTGACCAACAAAAACGGTGTTTTCTCATCAGGTGATCAAACCATGACCTACGGTGAAACGGTAGCAGGGGTGACCGAATGGGATGTGCCTGATACACCACCCTTGAAAGACGTTAGCCAATACAAATACGTGGGAAAACCTGTACCGAGGGTTGATTTGGTAGATAAGGTGATCGGTACGCCCATGTTTGGAATGGATGCGTCCATGCCTGATATGCTTTATGGGGCTGTGGTAAGGCCTTCAAAGATTGGATCTAAGTTCAACGGGGCTGATACAGGGGGCGCTGAGAACATGCCTGGTGTCGTGAAAGTGGTGCTCGAGGACGATTTTGTGGGTGTGGTAGCAGAAACCTTGATCCAGGCAGAAAATGCCAAACGCAAGATCAAAGTAGATTGGGTGACACAGAAGGACTGGGCAACCGATGATATCGTTGAAATGACGAAGGTGGGTAAAGGAGAGTCCATGGTCATTCAGAAAGAGGGAAGCGCGGCTTCTACCCTGGATGATGCCGAGGAAACCAATGCGGATGGCTTCCTGAAGTTGGAATTTTCCAGCCCTATTGGTGCGCATGCGCAAATTGAGCCGAATGGAGCGGTTGCCTCAGTAGAAGGTGATAAAGCCACCATCGAAATGTCTACGCAAGTGGTAGCCATGACCCGTAAGGAGGTCGCCAGTCGATTGGGCATAGACGAAGAAAATGTAAATGTCATTCCTACTTACCTTGGAGGAGGATTCGGCCGCCGATTGCATACGCCACATGCGGTGCAGGCAGCGGTCATGAGTAAAGCAGTAGGAAAGCCCATAAAGTGCTTTTTTGACCGCAAGGAGGAATTTCAGAATGATACATTCCGTCCGCCGACCCATCACGTCATGCGGGCCAAATTGAATGATTCGGGAAGTATAGAAGCATTGGAACATCAGTTTTCGAGTGGAGATGTGGCCTATAATTCCGCTTTGTTGCCAGGGTTCGCCAATTCGATCATTGGTACGGATATGGGTGCAATTCGAGGGGGCATGATTCAGTATCGAAACATTCCTGGATTACAGACCGTGTCCTGGCATACGGACTTGCCTTTTGCGACGAGCTGGTGGAGAAGTTTGGGCTTACTGGCCAATACGTTTGCTATCGAGAGCTTCATGGATCAACTGGCCCAACAGGCGGGTAAAAATCCAGTTGATTTCCGCCTGGCACATATCGGTGATGATGAAAGAGGCCGTCGATTGAAGAAAGTGATCCAGGTCGCTGCTGAAAAATCCGGTTACCAGGATAAAGCTTCTGGGAATCGGGCAATGGGTTTTGCGGCTTCTACGGATGCCGGTACACCTTGTGCGCAGGTAGCCGAGGTGTCTGTTGAAGGAAAACGGATCAAAGTGGAGAAAGTGACTTGCGTCATGGATCCAGGATTCGCAGTAAACCCTGACCAGGTGAAAGCACAATGCGAAGGTTCCATCAATATGGGAATCAGTGCATCGATGTTTGAGCAGATGCAGGTAGAGCGAAGTGAACTTCGTCCGGTGATCTATGGTCCGTATCGTATGGCTTTGATGCGTGATACGCCGAAGGAAATCGATGTGGAGATCATCAACGGAACAGGCAAGCCTGGTGCCGTTGGAGAGCCGCCTCTAGGTCCAATTGGAGCAGCAATTGCGAATGCGGTATATCGAATTACCGGCCAGCGCCTGACGGATATGCCGTTGAAGTTGTCATAA
- a CDS encoding AMP-binding protein produces the protein MIITIQGQQLTSDQIGNGRFEKKEFSQDSQHLLDFIQSWTKGKRVFTFETSGSTSKPKKIQLTKEILVYSAKETLKYLNFDDRQSNAFLLPISPKFIGGMMVAVRALVSNSDLTVIDPQLTAWPEGSYFTGSFVPLQIQKILQSENRILESIDNILIGGAALDPALEERLLAVGTRFYHTYGMTETASHVALRRLGESAFRAIGDAQFELNNEQQLTISGTVTGKAPLTTNDLVEIQDKQTFIWKGRGDFVINSGGFKIQPERVEAILSEQLDVPFVISSIPDAKFGHKVVLIVEGHEQPLHFDELHSYEKPKALFFGHQIARTASGKLDRNQTRANLLKQINA, from the coding sequence ATGATTATCACCATTCAGGGCCAGCAACTGACATCCGATCAAATAGGTAATGGAAGGTTCGAAAAAAAAGAATTTTCGCAAGATTCACAACACCTGTTAGACTTCATTCAGTCTTGGACAAAAGGAAAAAGAGTTTTCACCTTTGAAACTTCTGGCTCCACAAGCAAACCTAAGAAAATCCAACTTACAAAGGAAATCCTAGTATATAGCGCCAAGGAGACATTGAAATATTTAAATTTTGATGATCGGCAATCCAATGCGTTCCTCTTACCTATTTCGCCGAAATTTATTGGTGGTATGATGGTGGCAGTCAGGGCGTTGGTGAGTAATTCCGACTTGACTGTGATAGATCCTCAACTGACCGCCTGGCCCGAAGGATCGTACTTTACCGGTTCTTTTGTGCCTTTACAAATTCAAAAAATTTTACAATCTGAAAACCGGATACTGGAATCCATTGACAACATACTTATTGGAGGTGCCGCTTTAGATCCCGCATTGGAAGAAAGACTACTAGCTGTCGGAACCCGATTTTATCACACCTATGGCATGACAGAAACAGCTTCTCACGTAGCGCTCAGGCGGCTTGGCGAAAGTGCTTTCCGAGCCATTGGCGACGCACAATTTGAGCTGAATAACGAGCAACAGCTCACCATATCAGGTACGGTTACCGGGAAGGCACCTCTTACCACCAATGACCTGGTTGAAATTCAGGACAAACAAACCTTCATTTGGAAAGGTCGTGGAGATTTTGTGATCAATTCCGGCGGATTTAAAATTCAACCGGAACGAGTTGAAGCTATACTGTCAGAACAATTGGATGTGCCCTTTGTGATTTCTTCCATTCCAGATGCTAAATTTGGCCACAAAGTGGTGTTGATTGTCGAAGGCCATGAACAACCCCTTCATTTTGATGAGCTACATTCGTATGAAAAACCCAAAGCCCTGTTTTTTGGACATCAGATTGCCCGAACAGCCTCCGGCAAACTGGACCGCAATCAAACCAGAGCAAATCTTTTGAAGCAAATCAATGCGTGA